TTGACATGGCAACTCGAGACGACACAACGGACAAACATGACTGGTCTCAAACCACTTTACGATACACTCATCGTCAAACTCATGTCCACATGATAAAGTCACAACCATTCCTCCATTGTTAAAGTCTTGCAAACAGATCCTGCACTCTTCCAAGCtaaccatcttcttcttttcctttttaatcTTCTTGTTGTATATTTTTCTGGTTAGCGACTTGACAACGAGCTTGCTAGCTGGTCGAAACCAGATACTGCTAGTCTCATCAAACGAGACTTGAGCAGCTTCTTGAATCTCagtgtcatcatcatcatcgagaTAATCAGGAATAAGATCCAACCGAACTTTCAAAGCACATCCAGGAGAGTACTCGATACTTGCAGGGCAAGTTACCTCATCAACATAAACAATTATCGCATCACTGATAACATCTTCATTGATTCCGGCTTCCAACAAGAAGTAGTTCAAGTCTTCTTTGCTTTTACACTCGTCGTTCGCGATGAAGTCTCTTGCAAGCGACAGAACCGTGAACGTCGAGTTATCATCTTGGCCAAAGAGCCTTGCCGTGACTCTGATTATGCCCACATCGTCTGGTTCAGGGTAGTTATCTATTCGTGGGATAATCTGTGTTTCATGACTACTTACGAAAGCAAATGTCAGTCGAAAACACAGAGTTAAacgcttttttttctttttgatagtCGCTCTGAAAAAAGAAACTGAATCGATGAACTTGGTTTGTTCTAGGGTGACTTATATTTATAACACAAGGACTAGTATTTATCTAACCTTTTTAGTCGGTGACCTAGTAGTATTTTGTTTActaatttccttttttcttttcaagacaattgataatttcctttttctcaCAGACGACAGATtaaaaatttcctttttttttttactatggtCTTTCCTTTTTTGTGTAACTACTCTGTTCTTTCCCTTTcacattttttctttgttttataaacaggaatgaaatcataaaaaaaaaacaaaggacaAATAGGAatctatatctatactattatttgcgaagtaaatttttggaatcgaactctcacgttaaaagttagagcggttaatatctataatatccttaatgaattttatatattattaattatataatcaaaaacgaatttttattataatattaacttcttaaaaaataagataaattctTGTATGTTGTGTTgtaatcttaaaacatattttttaattataaaatttaaaaataaactataaaacaattataataaattcagtggttaaagtcaatgttatctttaataaattttaattaactatattattattttcgaagtaaatttttggaatcgagctctcacgttaaaagttagagcggttaatatctataatacacttaatgaattttatataaattaattatataatcaaaaacgaatttttattaataatattatcttttttaaaaataagataattcttatatattgtgttgttatcttaaaacatatttttcaattataaaatttaaaaataaactattaaacaattataataaattcagtggttaaagtcaatgttatctttaataaattttaattaaacatatatatttaattagattttttcatatatatatatatatgtttgatttaattttttcgaaaacataaataataagttattatgctgggttttgaattaataaaaaataaactagtaaatatttgtaaaacgaTTAAGCCCGCATATGCGGGCAAGACACCTAGTGaaatcataaaaacaaaaaacaaattgaaatataaatgatataaatgCATTGAAGAGGTTATTTCTTAGTTTGCTCAAATAACTCCATAAGAAAGGACAAAAAGGTACATAAGCATTATTATGTAACTATAGATTACTctcaacccttttttttttgaacacgaaCTTTCATTAAAAACCATAAAGAGTTAGGTAGGAACCATGATTACTCTCAACCCTATCATGTAATTTGTGTTATTGAACTAAAATAAAGTGTTGGGTTTTTTGACATAACAGGAAGCTGGAGAGCCTTGAAGTAAAGAATAAACCTATTACTTCCTTTCACATGAACGTTTTTGTTTCATATCTGAGCTTATTTCTATTTTCTCCACTGCAGGCATTAAAGAAGacttttaagaagcttgatcatGATGTAAACATACATGAGTTTTTAGGAGCAAGGTACTTGCTATGACTTCATATACCATACTTTTGTCGTTAATAAGCCTCTGATATGGTGTCTTCTCTTTATGTTGAAGGAATCAAACTATCAAGGTATGTATCAACCATCATGGTTTCTTGAATTTTGTTAGATACTTTTAAAGCTCTCTGAGTCAGATTGCTAAAGTTTTTGTTACCTTTACCACCACGACAGGGTCGAAGTAACCATGTAGCCATTTTCCAAGCTCAGCTTATGGAGTTTCATAGGAGTCTAAGGCCTAAGGTGTGAAAATATTATACTTTCTTTAGTTTTTCAACTATCTTGAAATCCAGTTTCAGTCATATttgagtcttcttcttcttatggtGGCTGTTTTCAGTTGTTGGACAAACATCAATAAAATAGAAAACGCTGAGCACCTCATTTTTTTGGAAGAATCATTGAGGAAATCTATTGAAAAAGTACAATTTCACAAGGTGTATAAAATTTAGTCTCCTTTCAACTCAATCATATGAGCATCAGTGGGTTTCTTCACTTTGCAGGAACATTATGGAAAGAACCAACTTTTGCCAATAGAATGTATAACCACACAGGTTAAAACCATTTGTTCTCTCTCCCCATCTCTCACTTTTTTGGGCTTCCAACCTAAACCAATTGGCAGTAGGTGGATTGGTTCAAgtcctttatatattatttatgtccCACTCAAATCCTCGATGTGAGACCTTTATATTCTCACACACTCTCTGTCTTCATGAGGACAATTTCTGAACAAAACCAAAGCTTTAAAACTGCAGTTTCAAAACAGGATACAGTTGCCCTTGGTGATGGGAGGTAATAATGCCATGCAAGAAGCTCACTCCATGACTTGGCTTCCTGATAACAGTAACCAGCAAACAATATTACATGGTGATTTCAGCTTTCTTCCTAATAGGTAAGAGTTCAAGTCACAGTATATAGTTACTATTCACTTCCAAAAATGCTCTCTCAAGTCATGCTTGAACAGAAAACAGAGAGATTGATGGTTCGTTTACTGTTTACTCAGACTGCTTCTTTGAGTCTGTAAAACAAGAAGATCAGAAATGCAACAAACCTGGACAAAAATTTGAGCAGTTTGAACAGCAAGGAGATGGTTGTTTGGGTTTCGAATATATTGGGGAAGAATATTTGTATCCTACACATTTGGTACTACTCTTGGAATGGAAGAAGGTCAAGAGGAGAGAAAAACTGAAATGGAATTGAACAActtgcaacaacaacaagatcCTTCATCAATGTTTGATCCAACAGCTAGTAGTAGTAGTTGCTTTCAAATCCCTCATGATCAACCCATGTTTGCCactgatcatcatcatcaaaattGGGTTTCAGATTCAATGTTTGGGTCAAACTTCTTACAACCAGGTTTTGCGTTTTTCACACCTTCCATTGAAACTATCTAGATATATGATCCACTAAAATGAACATGTCTATGTATCCTTGGTGATTGCAGCAACCAAACTAACTCAAGAGAGGGCTCAAGTTTGTAATCTATTCTATAGATGATGATTGGACTTACATCTTAAGAAGGACTAGTTTGAATGTATAATAGAGTGTGTACCTGTATAATGTGTTAGTATGTATGAGAGCTTGTATCATGTACTCAGGGGAGTTTTAGGCATTTTGCATGTAAAAGATGTTGTCTAGGAaccttatattttgtataaatgataatGATTATATATTGTTCCTATGTTGATGTTGGCCAGGTGTTTGAGACAACAAAAGATGGTATGTTGATACTACATAAAAACATACTCTGAAGTAACAAAACAACAATATCagatttaaatgatatttaaacAATGATGTATTACAATAAGCAATCGGAGTTCAACCCAACAATCTTGACATGCTATAGTTCATCATCTTGACAAGGTAACTCGAGACGACACAATGGACAAACATGACTGGTCTCAAACCACTTTACGATACACTCATCGTCAAACTCATGTCCACATGATAAAGTCACAACCATTCCTCCATTGCTAAACTCTTGCAAACAAATCCTGCACTCTTCCAAGCTAACCATCTTCTTGTTctcgttcttcttcttgtatACTTTCCTGGGTAGCGACTTGACCACGAGCTTGCTAGCTGGTCGAAACCGGATATTGCTAGTATCATCAAACGAGACTTGAGCAGCTTCTTGAATCTCagagtcatcatcatcatcatcgagaTGATCAGGAACAAGATCCAACTGAACTTTCAAAGCACAGCCAGGAGAGTACTCGATACTTTCAGGGCATGTTACCTCATCAACATAAACAATTAGCTCCAATATCGCATTATAGATAACATCTTCGGTGATTCCGGCTTCCAACAAGAAGTAGTTCAAGTCTTCTTTGCTTTTACACTCTTCGTTCTCATCATCTAAGAAGTCTTTGGCAAGGGACAGAGTCGTGAATGTCGAGTTATCATCTTGGCCAAAGATCTTAGCCGTGACTCTGAGTGTGCCCGCATCGTCTGATTCAGGGTAGTTATCGATTTCGTGGGATAGTTTGTGTTTCATGACTACTTACGGAAGCAATATCAGTAGGCGAAAGAGAGTTAAAAGCTTTTTGTTGTTGCTGATTTGCTCTAGCCTACAGGGTTACTTATATTTATAACACAAGGACCAGACTGTTTCTCCAATGCTTAGGTAGGAGGGCAAACAGTGGAATCGCACGGGCCCACCTAAAATCAAGCAAATTTAGTACTATAAAGGacccagattttttttttttttttttttatgacagcAAGGGTCTAACTTTTCTTTTTCCACTTACAATCTCATATTTACACAATATTTAAAAGACATAatagtctgtttttttttttatatttacaaaatacaaataaattaataattttagataagttttatatactttaataatattatgatgataaaattaaaattaattaattatagagAACTAAAAATTTTTTTCGCCCAAGAATCCTTTATATTGTTAAGTCGCCCCTATGTTTATTAGATCTTTTTAGTCGGTGACAGAACTGTATTTTTCAGTATAACCTAGCAATTTCCTTTCTTTTTAAGACGAGTAaacatttctcttttttttaacaaataagaGATTAACAATTTCCGTTTTCACTTTCTTTATCTTTGCGTTTTGCAATAGCTATGAAATCATAAAGACACACGTTGAAATTAAAGACATCTATTTAtcttctatcttattaaaaacaagtacaaattaaaatttaccggttttaaaatgttttattgcGGTTTTTAACTAGTTATTAATTGTATTTACCATACTAATTTTGGCAGATATTTATTAACTctcttttatgtatttatttcaGTTTTGTCATTAACATATTAACTATTCATAGAtttcatcattaattatttttatcattgaaaaaaacagaaatttttttaCCTAGTTCGTTATTCTAACTAATTAATATTTCGACTActcactaaaatttaaatatttaaatcaaacgGTTTATAATTCGCTGTTTGAAcgaattaatttatatttaaacaaaCTATTCATTTTAGAAGGCAATCTAATATGTTTATAGAATATTCCTAAAATATAGATAACCAGTACACCACATAATCTCATATGTAGATTCTGTAATTATTCATAATAAAAATACTTACTTATCcataatttgtaataatttttaagctttaaatattttatcttattaaaacagaaatacaAAACACAATTTACCAATTTTAAGTTGTTTTATTacagtttttacatttttcaatcATCTTAACTACTTCACTAATAGTCTTTACCATAATAATTTGACATATATTTATGAattctctttttatatattttattctagtTTTTGTCATTAACATATTAAGTTATTAACTACTCATAGATTTCATCATTAATTCTTTTTGTCGTTTAAAACAAGcataaaaattacataattcgttattctaaataattaataattgatTTACTGACTcttttttattatgttaatcAAATGGTTAATAATTCGCTattctaaataatttatttatttttagacaaaatatacattttagaAGGTAATCTAATGTGTTTTTAGATTATTCCTAAAATATAGATAACCATTTCACCACATAATCTCAAATGTATTTTCTGTAATTAGTCATAgtacatatatttacttattcatatattttgaatcactttttaattatttttaaactttatatatatatctatcttattaaaactcaagtacaaaattggagtgtttggagacttgaataggacttttaaaaatttggagtgtttggaaacatggattgcagtcttttaaaaaaaaatatttttgtttgaaaacaaggatagtagtattaagaaaaaaagtaatgggcttatgtttttttaaaaaattgaaagttatctaggccacttttaaaatataccaaaatgggtcaatctaattccctaaaatttttttttctaaactaaccataaaacaaaatttaaactttatatacatatttcaaatcaaaataataattcaaatttgatttatatcaaaaattgattcaaaaatatacatatattcaaaaatggatttttactaaactatttttcaataaccattataaaaaaatattgtcaatatatataagaaaaatataatacaaagcccaatttgaaataccaactcaaattatggttttcatatttcatattaagttttaaaaatagaatatatgtaattatttatatgatggtatgtataaaatactattaattatatgattacttatatgatggtacatataaaatacgattaattatatgatgataaaatacgatatataataatgactaggaatgggcttttggatacccatacgggtttagttctgatcggtttgtattttgggttttcggggtcaaagatttcagccttattagaatgtttctaaatgtttgagttcgatttggatctttgcgggtttggtttgggtttggataactaatttaaattatttttaaagtcttaaatcattatatattttaaatttctcaaaatgtataaataaaataatatattacgtataaatttgaataacatatgtcataatacttaagcttaacatatcaattggcttgatttaaaattttagatacgaaatcaataattattttaagtatttttggtgatttgagtatactttaactatttcagatatttacttttgactatctatatatattttcaagtatttaaaccaatttaaaagtatcatttttgatgttttatatacgttaaatctaaaaataattaatatatataagtatataaatttatttttagataaattcggatacccaaatacttcggttcggataagatttggttctctaaataacaaaattttgaataattagaatatttaatcaatttatgtttgggtttggtactatatctttggatcggtatcggttatgttcctcggattcatccaaatcctaataattacatgaaaaacaaatatcaacatatttatcaaaatatacacccgcgcgcctgcgcgggtcaaaatctagtatattattaaaatagaagtacaaaagttacatgtttaaaatattttattacagcTTTTACATTTTCTTCACCCATCCTAATTACATCATTATTTGTCTTTCAAATAATAATTCTGCATATATTTATTAACTcctttttatgtattttattacatCTTTTGCCATTAACACATTAATTACTCATAGATTTAGtcattactccctctgtttttatttagttGATGTTTTAGAGGATTGCACACAAATTAAGCAAATTGTTTATCATTGTTTTAATATACAATTGCTCTCAATCATAACTATTAATGCAAGGGTAGATAAAGTAAAAAGTCACTATATTCTGCATAAAAGTTTGGATACGTCAAATAATTTGACACATAACAAATCGTACATTTTTAGAATGAAATCAAATATGTTTATAGAATATTCCTAAAATATAGATAATCAATTTACCACATAATCTCAAAATTATATTCTATAATTATTCATAATACAAATACTTACTTATTCATATATTTTGTGTCTtgcttttaataatttttaacttttaaatattcattatttaataaagaaacataattaattaaaacagtATTATAATTTGTGAAAACCATATATAACAAAACTTTTGCAGGGTTTTCCCTCGAATTTACTAAACTAATGGATTAATCtactttattttcataaatgtgaaattatatttatttaaactgtaaaatataaatagttaagtaaaataataaattagtgtgtcaaaatattattttatgtatattttcatataaataatagtcCAATTCGAATGCAATAcaataaatatatgataaaaaattatgGGTGATTCACTTGACGGTTCAAAAagcaaaattatttaatatatattaaaaaattattgtatttaaaatatcatattaaacaattatttaatacagattaatttttaaaaatgtatatcacCATTATACAAAGCAAATATTTACTTCTAAAAAATTCAAAGATATTCACACGAATGAAACTCTAGTCATGATTAAGCGAGAACATGAAACTTAATTAGGGTATTACAAACATGAGTTGTTTACGAGATCAGACACATTTGAGTTTCTTTTTACACATGGAAACATCTAGCATTTGGCACACCTTTCTTGAAGAGCTGTCCTTTTGCGGACCATTATATCCTCACGCTCATTTACTTGTTTGTATTTTGTTAGGTTAAAGTAACTAAATGGTTTTGGTCAGGTGAAGTGTGGATATTTCAGTTTGAATATGGGAAAGTGTATATTAATCTGAGCCACACGTTTGAAATTTTCTAAAGAGATCTAGCTAATCCAATGGTGGTGAATATTTATTGGAGATTGTGTTTGATAACGAAGTTGTGGACAGATGAGAGCAAATTATGGACGGACAAGATTTTAATATACGCATTGGTTGTACACATCTTGTATGCATTTTCATTTTTAGATTTCTCGTGAATCAATTCACAATAGACAAAAATGTTACGAGAAGAGATAAATAGACAAAATATATTGGTGTTCATAACAATTGTATCCACATCCACTGTCAAATCTATTGTCTTCTTCCATTAGAGAGACCATGACTTCTGAGTTAACTTAGGAAGAACGATTCAAGAACTCTGTTGATACAAAGTCTCTTAAAAAAATTGCATCTACATCCACACAAAAAAATGCAGTCAAACcctaagaaaacaaaaaaaaaactatgttgaGAAATTCAAAAAACTTTGGATCCGTGCAAAGAGAAGATCTTGAGGGAACTACAGAATGGCAGGGTTCACTATGAACTTGAATTTGCTTCTATTAGTAGCCATGGTAGCTACAAACACCCTCTCCTTCTACCAcctctcttccaccaccaactTCTTCCAATCCATACTTAAATCCTCACCATCCTCTATCCTTCTGTCTTTGACCACCACCTCCTCCGTAGTTCCACAGAATCTGCACCGCCAACATCAATCACCTCACAAATCACCAGTCAGACAAATCCACTTCAACTGCTTCCACTACTCCTCTGCGTCGTAAGATCTCTTCTTCTACTTGAAGCTCTCCCCCATAGCTTCTGCTTGCCATAACTACCATGGATGCCACCCATTTCCTCGCCACCATCAATCACATCATAAACCACCAGCCAGAAAAATCTTAACAAAAGGAGATGAGGATTTctaaattgaaatttaaaacaagaaCAAGGGTCTCAAAAAACTGACTTTGCGTATTAGAGAAACGAGAAAGACGTACGTTTTTTTCCCTACATCTGGGTTAGCAGAGTCGCACTAAAAAAGACAAAGAGATTTGGATTCTAGGcggaattagggttttcactTTACTTTTGGATAAACAACACGTGTATTGGTTGGTTCGTTTTAACTAGATAATGTTTGTTAGTTCAGGGGTGGTAAAGTCATTGAACAACAGAAAAGTGTGTGTCAAATGTATTGTGTCCCTAGACATAATTGAAAACTGATAAAATATCTAGGAGAGTAAATTTATCTACAAACGGCTAAAATCAGatttgtttgttaattttacaAAACTGCGTTATCAAGTAAAGCCAGAAAGCTTGAGGAAGATGGAAGATCATAATTAGAGTTGCCCAGAGGAAAGAATTTTAGCTTCCAAGTCAAAGTTAGGTCTCGTTAACTCTGCATTAGATAACACACAAGAAGCAAGACATGTgtcaataaaaaattataaatatgtcAAAAAGAATTCATGATCGATTTATTTATCTTTAGCATCGACACTGAGTGAAGATAAGATTATGTTATACGCAAGAGAATGCTTTTTATACCAGAACAGTAGAAGATAAGATTATGTAAGACTCACAAACCATTATAAGTATGGACACTGCAACAAATTCTGGAAAGAGTTTTCATACAAACAAAAGATACTACTAGCTTGTCTTGTCTTTTGTTGTCACGAGACATTTTgcgtaaattaaaaaaacttttcaaaCACACAAACTTGACACATTACATGTAAGCAAATGTGGTTTACAGGGAAGGAACCCTCTCATCATTCCTCACTATCTTTGTCATCTtcgtcatcatcttcatcagagTCACCTTCTTTCCCCTACAGTCtttgtttgcaaaaaaaaaaacttagcaggtaaaaaacttacaagaatAGATTCAGACATTACAATATAAACACGTTCTGTCTATCTGAACTTTCATCGCATCATATCATAGATGCAGTGAACTTTCAGAAGAAAACtaaaccaagcaaaggaaatTATATGAGATTTTTACctcctcatcttcatcatcatcatcatcatcgtcatcttcatcaaaatcctcttcatcatcctcCTACAAAGTTGCATATAAGGATTAACTAAAATCTTATGCTCTAAACAAAGTTAAGATTACATAATGAAAAGGTGAATTGCTTACATTGTTGAAGTAGGTGAGAGGGTTGGGCCATAAATCTTCCTTGATGACATCGGCAACCTGCTACAACACAAACCTCAAAGTTCAAAATTGGGCAAGACATGATGTTACTCTTACAAACAAACAAGTCAGTGTAATATAAGATGATTACCTCGTCGTTAATCTCTACATCAAGGTCCTCCTTGTGTTGTGCATCGCTAAACTAGGTAAAGAAACTGAAAAAGATAGTCAAGATAGAGTCATCAGGTAATTTGCTAATCTGAAAGGTCTTGGTGCCAATTAACGAGGAGATGAATGAACCATACCTCTCTTCAGGTAGTGCATGTTTGTTTCTGTTCTTCTCGTGATTCACTCCATTTGGTAAGTCCTTTATAATTGAGAAACATAGTTAGCAACAATATCAAAGAGTGACAAACGATTCCAGAAACAAACTTATGTCTAAATTACCTTGCCCTCTTTCCATTTGATAGGTGTGGCTGTGATTTTTGTTGTCCCTTCTTCGAGGAAGGTAAAAGTATTGGTGAGTTTCTCATACTCAAAGTAGGGGTTGGGATTGAAGTGTTGTAGTTCACAATTTAACCACAATcattataaaattaacttatgaTTGGCCTTCTTATATCAATCGGAGATATAAAAAATGATACCAATAGCATAATAACAAagatatttgatttaaaaagaaacttacaaaagtgatagagtatccagaTTTCACATATTTTGCATCATCAACATCCAGAGAGCTAAGATATTTGAAAATCTGTCAA
This genomic interval from Brassica napus cultivar Da-Ae chromosome A6, Da-Ae, whole genome shotgun sequence contains the following:
- the LOC106349906 gene encoding E3 ubiquitin-protein ligase RNF181-like: MLIHETQIIPRIDNYPEPDDVGIIRVTARLFGQDDNSTFTVLSLARDFIANDECKSKEDLNYFLLEAGINEDVISDAIIVYVDEVTCPASIEYSPGCALKVRLDLIPDYLDDDDDTEIQEAAQVSFDETSSIWFRPASKLVVKSLTRKIYNKKIKKEKKKMVSLEECRICLQDFNNGGMVVTLSCGHEFDDECIVKWFETSHVCPLCRLELPCQDEL
- the LOC106349907 gene encoding RING-H2 finger protein ATL79-like, with the protein product MKHKLSHEIDNYPESDDAGTLRVTAKIFGQDDNSTFTTLSLAKDFLDDENEECKSKEDLNYFLLEAGITEDVIYNAILELIVYVDEVTCPESIEYSPGCALKVQLDLVPDHLDDDDDDSEIQEAAQVSFDDTSNIRFRPASKLVVKSLPRKVYKKKNENKKMVSLEECRICLQEFSNGGMVVTLSCGHEFDDECIVKWFETSHVCPLCRLELPCQDDEL